A genomic segment from Geminicoccaceae bacterium SCSIO 64248 encodes:
- a CDS encoding enoyl-CoA hydratase/isomerase family protein, whose product MVSADYETILVDHRKGVATITLNRPPVNALTPRVLEDILSALDDLEKRAETRCVVLTGSGTKAFCAGADLKAVGDGVGTGTQFRDLGRAVVDRLETFPKPIISALRGWCIGGGFAIGMACDVRLASTTAVFRTGDAYLGVIPSWGMSLTRLTHFIGRNRALDLLILGEDLNAEAALGVGLVTRVVPDESFETEVAQVADRVATGSPITFRAIKETIRAQYAFSPAAAQALETHWAEIGGASEDLKEGIAAFREKRAPVFRGR is encoded by the coding sequence ATGGTGAGCGCCGACTACGAGACAATCCTGGTGGACCATCGCAAAGGCGTGGCGACCATCACGCTCAACCGGCCGCCGGTCAACGCCCTCACGCCTCGCGTTCTCGAAGACATCCTCAGTGCCTTGGATGACCTGGAGAAACGGGCGGAAACGCGCTGCGTGGTGCTGACCGGGTCGGGCACCAAGGCGTTCTGCGCCGGTGCCGATCTCAAGGCGGTCGGAGACGGTGTCGGAACGGGTACGCAGTTTCGTGATCTCGGCCGTGCCGTTGTCGATCGCCTGGAGACTTTTCCGAAACCAATCATCTCTGCCTTGCGCGGCTGGTGCATCGGCGGCGGCTTCGCGATCGGCATGGCCTGCGATGTCCGCCTCGCCTCTACGACTGCGGTGTTCCGGACCGGGGATGCCTATCTCGGCGTGATCCCGAGCTGGGGCATGAGCCTCACGCGGCTGACCCATTTCATCGGCCGCAACCGCGCCTTGGACCTGCTCATCCTGGGCGAAGACCTGAACGCCGAGGCCGCGCTTGGCGTGGGACTGGTCACGCGCGTCGTGCCGGACGAGTCGTTCGAGACAGAAGTGGCACAGGTGGCCGATCGCGTTGCCACGGGCTCGCCGATTACCTTCCGTGCGATCAAGGAGACGATCCGCGCGCAATACGCCTTTTCGCCTGCAGCGGCCCAGGCGCTGGAAACTCACTGGGCCGAAATTGGCGGCGCGTCCGAGGACCTAAAGGAGGGAATCGCCGCCTTCCGCGAGAAGCGCGCGCCCGTTTTCCGAGGTCGGTAG
- a CDS encoding LLM class flavin-dependent oxidoreductase produces the protein MTRQLHLGLFIYPGGHHIAGWRHPSTPSDGLSGLDYYRTVAQLAERGKFDLFFVGDTLFTREKDGRFFGRQGVSNLDPVSLISVLSSVTEHLGLVATLSTTYHEPYLIASKFATLDHLSGGRAGWNVVTTWEDKAALNFNRDRAMEKTDRYVRGRHFVDACTALWDSWDDAALVRDQADGRFCDPALIASADHVSDSFRVQGPLRQPRPIQGWPVLVQAGGSPPGRAFAAMVAEAIFTAQSRIDDAREFRASTHARMAGHGRRPDEVVIMPGLSPLLGSTEREAFQLQEELGDLVHPEVGVWMLSENLNFPLYDRELGDLLPVEEIRSVRKPTANADTLLQEATRQNLTIEGAARFIARSRAHNSFVGTPEQLADLMQTWLTEGACDGFNIMPPYFPEQLAVFVDHVVPLLQARGIFRKEYEGRTLRENLGLTRPSRRQFQRLLGRMAA, from the coding sequence ATGACCCGCCAGCTGCATCTCGGCTTGTTCATCTATCCGGGCGGGCATCATATCGCCGGTTGGCGGCACCCAAGCACGCCTTCCGACGGCCTGTCCGGCCTCGACTACTACCGGACCGTCGCGCAACTCGCCGAACGCGGGAAGTTCGATCTGTTTTTCGTCGGCGACACGCTGTTCACGCGTGAAAAGGATGGCCGCTTCTTCGGCCGACAAGGCGTGTCGAACCTCGATCCTGTTTCCCTGATCTCGGTACTTTCCTCGGTCACCGAGCATCTGGGCCTCGTGGCCACGCTATCGACCACCTATCACGAGCCCTATTTGATCGCTTCCAAATTCGCCACGCTCGACCATTTGAGCGGCGGCCGGGCCGGGTGGAACGTGGTTACGACCTGGGAAGACAAGGCAGCGCTCAACTTCAATCGCGATCGGGCCATGGAAAAAACCGATCGCTACGTTCGGGGGCGGCATTTCGTCGATGCATGCACCGCGCTTTGGGACAGTTGGGACGATGCGGCGCTTGTGCGTGACCAGGCCGATGGACGCTTTTGCGATCCTGCTCTGATCGCTTCGGCCGATCACGTCAGCGATAGCTTCCGGGTGCAGGGTCCTCTGCGCCAGCCGCGGCCAATTCAAGGCTGGCCGGTCCTCGTCCAGGCTGGCGGCTCGCCGCCGGGCCGGGCCTTCGCCGCCATGGTGGCGGAAGCCATCTTCACCGCGCAAAGCCGGATCGACGATGCCCGCGAGTTCCGCGCGTCCACCCATGCCCGCATGGCAGGCCATGGTCGCCGGCCGGACGAAGTGGTGATCATGCCTGGCCTGTCACCGCTGCTCGGCTCGACCGAACGCGAGGCCTTCCAGCTTCAGGAGGAATTGGGCGATCTTGTGCATCCCGAAGTCGGAGTCTGGATGTTGAGCGAGAATCTAAATTTCCCGCTCTACGATCGGGAACTTGGCGATTTGCTTCCTGTCGAAGAAATTCGCAGCGTGCGCAAGCCGACGGCAAACGCCGACACATTGCTGCAGGAAGCGACTCGCCAAAACCTCACAATCGAGGGTGCCGCACGGTTCATCGCTCGCTCGCGTGCACATAATAGCTTTGTCGGCACGCCGGAGCAACTCGCGGACCTGATGCAGACCTGGCTCACGGAAGGTGCCTGTGACGGCTTCAACATCATGCCGCCCTACTTCCCGGAGCAACTGGCGGTCTTTGTCGATCACGTCGTGCCACTCCTTCAGGCACGCGGGATTTTCCGGAAAGAGTATGAAGGCCGGACCTTGCGCGAAAACTTGGGCCTAACTCGGCCGTCGCGCCGCCAGTTCCAGCGCCTGCTGGGCCGCATGGCAGCCTGA